From Dietzia sp. ANT_WB102, a single genomic window includes:
- a CDS encoding DUF3263 domain-containing protein, protein MSRSAAAAHEVHVKRGQDLSELNAADPVLSDRDRAMLEFERQWWKFAGSKEEAIRQQFDMSGTRYFQILNDLIDRPEALAADPLLVKRLRRMRSSRQKARAARNLGMRLD, encoded by the coding sequence ATGAGTCGATCGGCCGCCGCAGCACACGAGGTGCACGTCAAACGCGGGCAGGATCTGAGCGAACTGAACGCTGCTGACCCCGTCCTGTCCGACCGCGACCGGGCGATGCTCGAGTTCGAGCGGCAGTGGTGGAAGTTCGCTGGCTCCAAGGAAGAAGCGATCCGGCAGCAGTTCGACATGTCGGGCACCCGCTACTTCCAGATCCTCAACGACCTCATCGACCGCCCCGAGGCCCTGGCCGCGGACCCCCTCCTCGTCAAGCGTCTGCGCCGTATGCGCTCGAGCCGACAGAAGGCACGCGCGGCGCGCAACCTGGGAATGCGGCTCGACTGA
- a CDS encoding LytR C-terminal domain-containing protein translates to MSSQSDTPQPDSPQPGDAEFGSPHGADDRYAPGDGPAVDEPSGPPYRAIAMVLLAAVVVAVGVGLVQLFGSDDDAGPTAAEATSQVEQNGQAQQGADGESGAAGADGAGDPSAGNGEAGANGADVAPGGADAPAPPPGDPAAPGQDRPAGEAPAGAVPDVTTVPVQIFNNSTVTGLAARTGEALRENGFAVGDVANMPSNRGVVPESTAFYGPGPGEQQAAQAIAAQLGITAQPRPADLAGEAPGVIVIVTQDLNR, encoded by the coding sequence GTGAGCTCCCAGTCCGACACCCCGCAGCCCGACAGCCCGCAGCCCGGCGATGCCGAGTTCGGCAGCCCGCACGGCGCCGACGACCGGTACGCCCCGGGTGATGGCCCGGCCGTCGACGAGCCGAGTGGTCCCCCGTACCGCGCCATTGCGATGGTGCTGCTCGCCGCCGTGGTGGTGGCGGTCGGAGTCGGGCTGGTCCAGCTGTTCGGGAGCGACGACGATGCCGGCCCCACCGCCGCCGAGGCCACCTCCCAGGTCGAGCAGAACGGGCAGGCCCAGCAGGGCGCCGACGGCGAATCCGGCGCGGCTGGTGCCGACGGTGCGGGAGACCCGAGTGCCGGAAACGGTGAGGCCGGCGCGAATGGCGCGGACGTCGCGCCCGGTGGGGCCGACGCGCCGGCCCCGCCGCCGGGGGATCCCGCAGCACCCGGACAGGATCGGCCCGCGGGCGAGGCTCCTGCAGGCGCGGTGCCGGACGTGACGACCGTCCCCGTGCAGATCTTCAACAACAGCACCGTCACCGGCCTGGCCGCCCGCACAGGCGAGGCGCTGCGTGAGAACGGCTTCGCGGTCGGAGACGTCGCAAACATGCCGTCTAACCGTGGCGTCGTCCCCGAGTCGACCGCGTTCTACGGCCCCGGCCCCGGTGAGCAGCAGGCCGCCCAGGCGATCGCCGCGCAGTTGGGCATCACCGCCCAGCCGCGACCAGCGGATCTCGCGGGAGAGGCCCCAGGGGTGATCGTGATCGTCACCCAGGATCTCAACCGCTGA
- a CDS encoding exodeoxyribonuclease III, with the protein MRLATWNVNSIRARKDRVLAWLERSDVDVLAMQETKCKDEQFPEESFRDLGYEVAHFGLSQWNGVAVASRVGLEDVRRGFDGMPGFHKDPEASQAPEARAISAVCDGVRVYSLYVPNGRELDDPHYTYKLEWLARLRDHAVAELAADSDAQIALVGDWNVAPLDEDVWDMEVFDGKTHVSDPERLAFAAFDGAGFREVTRDHTPGPGVYTYWDYTQLRFPKKQGMRIDFQLHSPALATRVTGAFIDREERKGKGASDHAPVVVDLD; encoded by the coding sequence ATGCGCCTGGCCACCTGGAATGTGAACTCGATCCGTGCCCGAAAAGACCGCGTGCTCGCCTGGCTCGAACGCTCCGACGTCGACGTCCTGGCGATGCAGGAGACCAAGTGCAAGGACGAACAGTTCCCGGAGGAGTCGTTCCGCGACCTCGGCTATGAGGTCGCCCATTTCGGGCTGAGCCAGTGGAACGGCGTCGCCGTGGCCTCCCGGGTGGGCCTCGAGGACGTGCGCCGGGGATTTGACGGGATGCCTGGTTTCCACAAAGACCCCGAGGCCTCGCAGGCCCCGGAGGCCCGCGCCATCTCGGCGGTCTGCGACGGCGTCCGCGTGTACAGCCTCTACGTGCCGAACGGTCGCGAGCTGGACGACCCCCACTACACGTACAAGTTGGAGTGGCTGGCCCGCCTGCGCGACCACGCGGTGGCCGAACTGGCCGCGGATTCCGACGCCCAGATCGCGTTGGTGGGCGACTGGAACGTTGCGCCGCTCGACGAGGACGTGTGGGACATGGAGGTCTTCGACGGCAAGACCCACGTCTCCGATCCCGAGCGGCTGGCGTTCGCCGCGTTCGACGGGGCCGGGTTCCGCGAGGTCACCCGCGACCACACTCCCGGGCCCGGCGTCTACACCTACTGGGACTACACGCAGTTGCGCTTCCCCAAGAAGCAGGGCATGCGCATCGATTTCCAGTTGCACTCCCCTGCACTAGCCACCCGGGTCACCGGGGCGTTCATCGACCGCGAGGAACGCAAGGGTAAGGGCGCGTCGGACCACGCGCCGGTCGTCGTGGACCTCGACTGA
- a CDS encoding Na+/H+ antiporter subunit E: MARKIKMEPRVFGARLSMTLWLAAAWVLLWGNTDIGTIAAGLLVATFVMVVLPLPRVPVEGLLRPVSTVWLVLVVAYYLVRSSIAVAWLSVRPTAPPRSAVLRAPMRLKSDFTLALAVNTLNLLPGGIVVRVDPVARYVYIHVLDAGSDKAVEQFRHQTAHVEKIYKRAFERDEDWRPSPEHYWAPADSGPTAEGTNGPTESGATSEQEVPR; the protein is encoded by the coding sequence ATGGCCAGGAAGATCAAGATGGAGCCCCGGGTATTCGGCGCCCGACTGAGCATGACCCTGTGGCTGGCCGCGGCATGGGTCCTGTTGTGGGGCAACACCGATATCGGGACCATCGCCGCCGGACTGCTGGTGGCGACCTTCGTCATGGTGGTGCTCCCCCTCCCCCGAGTTCCCGTGGAGGGGCTGCTGCGCCCGGTGTCCACGGTGTGGTTGGTGCTTGTGGTGGCCTACTATCTCGTCCGCTCATCGATCGCCGTTGCCTGGCTGTCGGTCCGCCCAACCGCCCCGCCCCGTTCCGCGGTGCTACGCGCACCGATGCGGCTGAAGTCCGACTTCACCCTCGCCTTGGCCGTCAATACCCTGAACCTCCTGCCGGGCGGCATCGTCGTCCGCGTCGATCCCGTCGCCCGATACGTGTACATCCACGTGCTGGACGCCGGCAGCGACAAGGCCGTGGAACAGTTCCGACACCAGACCGCGCACGTCGAGAAGATCTACAAGCGGGCATTCGAACGCGACGAGGACTGGCGGCCGAGCCCAGAGCACTACTGGGCCCCCGCCGACAGCGGCCCGACGGCCGAAGGCACGAACGGGCCCACGGAGTCCGGCGCCACCTCAGAACAGGAGGTCCCCCGGTGA
- a CDS encoding monovalent cation/H(+) antiporter subunit G: protein MTDNLVEIVSALFVLAGALLTLASAIGLVRFRDTLSRMHPAAKPQVLGLVLILFGAGVRIYPDIDLGMLVLAAMVAVSTAPVIANRMGNLAYRESVEDGTITHEAPVLEKFTAKDIDNHRSS from the coding sequence ATGACTGACAACCTGGTGGAGATCGTCTCCGCGCTGTTCGTCCTCGCCGGGGCACTGCTCACTCTGGCCAGCGCCATCGGCCTCGTCCGATTCCGCGACACCCTGAGCCGCATGCACCCGGCGGCCAAGCCGCAGGTCCTCGGGCTCGTGCTGATCCTGTTCGGTGCCGGGGTCCGGATTTACCCGGACATTGACCTCGGAATGCTCGTGCTGGCAGCCATGGTCGCCGTGAGCACCGCGCCCGTGATCGCCAACCGGATGGGCAACCTCGCCTACCGGGAGAGCGTCGAGGACGGCACCATCACTCACGAGGCCCCGGTGCTGGAGAAATTCACCGCTAAAGACATCGACAACCACCGGAGTTCCTGA
- a CDS encoding peptide deformylase — MAVRPIVILGDPALHAPTEPVTESPEELTELVQDLYDTMDAANGVGLAANQIGVRKRLFVYDCPDLDTEDGEGVTRDEVNARGWLNRRGCIINPVLETSEIPETMPDPEDDLEGCLSVPGVNFPRGRAWWARVTGTDEHGKPVSVEGFGLFARCLQHEVGHLDGFVYTDHLIGRNRKAAKRHIRDAGWGVPGLSWDPATEPDPFADEEDDDDEVVTDHG, encoded by the coding sequence ATGGCCGTCCGTCCCATCGTCATCCTCGGCGATCCTGCGCTCCACGCGCCCACCGAGCCCGTCACCGAGTCCCCCGAGGAGCTCACCGAGCTGGTGCAGGACCTCTACGACACGATGGACGCCGCCAACGGGGTGGGGCTGGCCGCCAACCAGATCGGTGTGCGCAAGCGACTGTTCGTCTACGACTGCCCCGACCTCGATACCGAGGACGGTGAGGGCGTCACCCGCGACGAGGTTAACGCTCGCGGCTGGCTCAACCGACGCGGCTGCATCATTAACCCGGTGCTGGAAACGTCCGAGATCCCGGAGACGATGCCGGACCCGGAGGACGATCTCGAGGGCTGCCTGTCCGTCCCCGGCGTGAACTTTCCGCGAGGTCGCGCGTGGTGGGCGCGGGTGACTGGCACCGACGAGCACGGCAAGCCCGTGTCGGTGGAGGGCTTTGGACTGTTCGCCCGCTGCCTGCAGCACGAGGTGGGCCACCTCGACGGCTTCGTCTACACCGATCACCTCATCGGGCGGAACCGCAAGGCCGCCAAGCGTCACATCCGCGATGCCGGCTGGGGCGTACCGGGCCTGAGCTGGGACCCGGCCACCGAGCCGGACCCGTTCGCCGACGAGGAGGACGACGACGACGAGGTCGTCACCGACCATGGCTGA
- a CDS encoding monovalent cation/H+ antiporter complex subunit F, with product MTISLILWTLAIIALTAALALTMIRLVAGPNTLDRLISLDTLVAVAQGGLGVYIAWTRDTTPVAALVALALVAFLGSVSVARFRVGDNVGSPEETLS from the coding sequence GTGACCATCTCACTCATCCTGTGGACCCTGGCGATCATCGCACTGACGGCGGCGCTGGCCCTCACCATGATCCGACTCGTCGCCGGACCCAACACCCTCGACCGCCTGATCTCGCTCGATACGCTGGTCGCGGTCGCCCAGGGCGGCCTCGGCGTCTACATCGCCTGGACCAGGGACACCACACCGGTGGCCGCGCTCGTCGCGCTCGCCCTCGTCGCGTTCCTCGGATCGGTGTCCGTGGCCCGCTTCCGCGTCGGCGACAACGTCGGATCCCCCGAGGAGACACTCTCATGA
- a CDS encoding Na+/H+ antiporter subunit D — MISPDLFGYLIPSVFLGPLLAAALCLVVSRRPRVQNIITIITLAGVLAVSGILLVLTEQHGMHTVQVGGWDAPVGITLVADRLSALMLCVSAVVLLTVIVYAVGQGVRDGDGDQPTSVFLPTYLALAAGLNAAFIAGDLFNLFVGFEILLAASYVLLTLGASQERVRAGVSYTVVSMVSSTVFLLGIALTYSATGTLNLAQLATRMAEVPDGVRNTIFAVFLVAFGIKAAVFPLSTWLPDSYPTAPAPVTAVFAGLLTKVGVYAIIRFHTLVFPGGSMDGVLLVAGLLTMVVGILGAIAQSDIKRILSFTLVSHIGYMIFGIALSTEAGLSAAIYYVGHHIIVQTTLFLVVGLIERQAGSSSLRRLGSLGVVSPVLAVTFLVPALNLGGIPPFSGFVGKLAVIQAGAEVGGALMWVLVAGAMVTSLLTLYVMTRVWSKAFWRPRADAPEGAIALAKPLALLPSDEYVEFDERDEVGRMPWTMLAPTWALIAVSLLMTIFAGPLLEVTDGAAASLMGRSEYLETVPADASPGRVVDSVTGVR; from the coding sequence GTGATCTCCCCCGATCTCTTCGGCTACCTCATCCCGTCCGTCTTCCTCGGCCCGCTGCTGGCGGCCGCCCTGTGTCTGGTCGTTTCCCGCCGGCCGCGGGTCCAGAACATCATCACGATCATCACCCTGGCCGGGGTGCTGGCCGTGTCGGGGATCCTGCTGGTGCTCACCGAACAGCACGGGATGCACACCGTCCAGGTGGGAGGGTGGGACGCCCCGGTCGGCATCACCCTGGTCGCGGACCGGCTCAGCGCGCTCATGCTGTGTGTGTCCGCCGTGGTCCTGCTGACTGTCATCGTCTACGCCGTCGGTCAGGGTGTCCGTGACGGCGACGGTGACCAGCCGACCTCGGTATTCCTACCCACCTACCTCGCGTTGGCGGCCGGCCTCAACGCGGCGTTCATCGCCGGCGACCTGTTCAACCTCTTCGTTGGGTTCGAGATCCTGCTGGCCGCCTCCTACGTTCTGCTGACGTTGGGGGCCAGCCAGGAACGCGTCCGCGCGGGTGTGTCGTACACCGTCGTGTCGATGGTGTCCTCCACCGTCTTTCTCCTCGGCATCGCGCTGACCTACTCCGCCACCGGGACCCTCAACCTGGCGCAACTCGCCACCCGCATGGCCGAGGTCCCGGACGGTGTGAGGAACACCATCTTCGCGGTGTTCCTCGTCGCGTTCGGTATCAAAGCCGCCGTGTTCCCGCTCTCCACCTGGCTGCCGGACTCCTACCCGACCGCGCCCGCCCCGGTCACCGCCGTGTTCGCTGGCCTGCTCACCAAGGTCGGCGTGTACGCGATCATCCGCTTCCACACCCTGGTGTTCCCCGGCGGCAGCATGGACGGGGTCCTCCTGGTGGCCGGCCTGCTCACCATGGTCGTCGGCATCCTCGGCGCGATCGCCCAGTCGGACATCAAACGAATACTGTCGTTCACGCTGGTCAGTCACATCGGCTACATGATCTTCGGCATCGCCCTGTCCACCGAGGCCGGGCTGAGCGCCGCGATCTACTACGTCGGTCACCACATCATCGTCCAGACCACGCTGTTCCTCGTCGTGGGCCTGATCGAACGGCAGGCGGGTTCGTCCTCCCTCCGCCGCTTGGGGTCACTCGGCGTCGTCAGCCCGGTGCTGGCCGTCACGTTCCTCGTCCCGGCGCTCAACCTGGGTGGCATCCCGCCGTTCTCCGGTTTCGTCGGCAAACTCGCTGTGATCCAGGCGGGGGCCGAGGTCGGCGGCGCACTCATGTGGGTTCTCGTCGCGGGCGCCATGGTCACGAGCCTGCTCACTCTCTACGTGATGACGCGCGTGTGGTCCAAGGCGTTCTGGCGCCCCCGCGCCGACGCCCCCGAGGGTGCGATTGCCCTGGCCAAGCCGCTCGCACTGCTGCCGTCCGACGAGTACGTCGAGTTCGACGAACGCGACGAGGTCGGCCGGATGCCGTGGACCATGCTCGCCCCCACCTGGGCGCTCATCGCCGTCTCACTGCTCATGACCATCTTCGCGGGCCCACTCCTCGAGGTCACCGACGGCGCCGCCGCGAGCCTGATGGGGCGCAGTGAGTACCTTGAGACCGTCCCCGCCGATGCGTCGCCCGGCCGTGTCGTCGACTCCGTGACGGGGGTGCGCTGA
- a CDS encoding Na(+)/H(+) antiporter subunit C encodes MTADFALLFLAGILSAAGVYLLLERSIIKILLGIMILSNGVNLLLLASGGAPGNPPIRDRGWGDNAVDSDPLSQAMILTAIVITAGVGAFILALAYRSYQFTTVDEVADDAEDTKIAKRSPTDTWSAPDRDASDDLTTGLPTELGDYVDYDDEDLEDAEAEAAAGTRAEATSRAEAEARRMNRRERRDKATGEEEDL; translated from the coding sequence ATGACCGCCGACTTCGCGCTGCTCTTCCTCGCCGGCATCCTCAGCGCCGCCGGCGTCTACCTACTGCTCGAGCGGTCGATCATCAAGATCCTGCTCGGCATCATGATCCTGTCCAACGGCGTCAACCTGTTGCTGTTGGCCTCAGGTGGCGCCCCCGGGAACCCGCCCATCCGCGACCGGGGCTGGGGCGACAACGCCGTCGACTCCGACCCACTGTCCCAGGCGATGATCCTCACCGCCATCGTCATCACCGCCGGCGTCGGCGCGTTCATCCTCGCGCTGGCCTACCGCTCGTACCAGTTCACCACCGTGGATGAGGTCGCGGACGACGCCGAGGACACCAAGATCGCCAAGCGCTCCCCCACCGACACCTGGTCGGCGCCCGACCGCGACGCCTCCGACGACCTGACCACAGGCCTGCCCACGGAGCTCGGTGATTACGTGGACTACGACGACGAGGACCTCGAGGACGCCGAGGCCGAGGCCGCCGCGGGCACCCGCGCGGAGGCCACGTCGCGAGCCGAGGCCGAAGCCCGAAGGATGAACCGTCGCGAGCGGCGCGACAAGGCGACCGGAGAAGAGGAGGACCTGTGA
- the ppk2 gene encoding polyphosphate kinase 2, translated as MSTFQLRHYIDRLRAEGFTVRDDHGEDPDLIDIHGNAVDTWRENYPYDNRMDRNQYEVEKYLLQIELLKFQNWQAETGHRQVIVFEGRDAAGKGGTIKRFTEYINVRQARVVALIKPTETEMYQWYFQRYVAHLPSRGELVLFDRSWYNRAGVERVMGFCTDSQYETFMEQAPMFEKMLVDSGIGLTKLWFSVTREEQKTRFAIRQLDPVRRWKLSSMDLQSLDKWEEYTHAKEAMFRRTDTEWAPWITIKSNDKKRARINAMRHFLNQFDYPEKDPQVVFDPDPKIVQRGKDAAGD; from the coding sequence ATGTCCACATTCCAACTGCGCCACTACATCGACCGGCTGCGCGCCGAGGGGTTCACGGTCCGCGACGACCACGGTGAGGACCCGGACCTCATCGACATCCACGGCAACGCCGTCGACACGTGGCGGGAGAACTACCCGTACGACAATCGGATGGACCGCAACCAGTACGAGGTCGAGAAATATCTGCTGCAAATCGAGTTGTTGAAGTTCCAGAACTGGCAGGCCGAGACCGGGCATCGTCAGGTGATCGTGTTCGAGGGTCGCGACGCCGCCGGCAAGGGCGGGACGATCAAGCGGTTCACCGAATACATCAACGTCCGTCAGGCTCGGGTCGTCGCGCTGATCAAGCCGACCGAGACCGAGATGTACCAATGGTATTTCCAACGCTACGTAGCTCACCTGCCCAGTCGCGGTGAGCTCGTCCTGTTCGACCGATCGTGGTACAACCGCGCCGGTGTCGAGCGGGTGATGGGCTTCTGCACCGATTCCCAGTACGAGACGTTCATGGAGCAGGCGCCCATGTTCGAGAAGATGCTCGTCGATTCCGGGATCGGGTTGACCAAACTGTGGTTCTCCGTCACCCGCGAGGAGCAGAAGACGCGGTTCGCGATCCGCCAACTGGACCCGGTGCGGCGGTGGAAGCTGTCCTCGATGGACCTGCAGTCCCTCGACAAGTGGGAGGAATACACCCACGCCAAAGAGGCGATGTTCCGCCGCACGGACACCGAGTGGGCGCCCTGGATCACCATCAAATCCAACGATAAGAAGCGTGCCCGCATCAACGCGATGCGCCATTTCCTCAACCAGTTCGACTACCCGGAGAAGGACCCGCAGGTGGTGTTTGACCCGGACCCGAAGATCGTCCAGCGCGGCAAGGACGCCGCCGGGGACTAG
- a CDS encoding GNAT family N-acetyltransferase, whose protein sequence is MAEPDRGLSKRSRWNAGRQVAVGDRVVVRRHLEAGQTSHLYTDVIGHVVELEPELVVSRESGEQVRIPDATIAVLKVIPPRPVRARDIRAHEYAGALAWPGTEYSLVDGWFCRAGDDWSYRGNSAVPVLPWASCAELDGVRDWYAARGLPLRLVDVDRLVRSDQMMLNGAHVDPGRIRADRELLLCTVDSHDLLEVVDAAFPADSRPAVTLAERPDDDWLALYHATAGLDPERVRPAMLATAGLVSTGPDAGEPGPGGHAVFARLEEGGELAAIARGAVTAGPDGAARIAVSCVETADGHRRRGLAEVVTGSLVDWGVSLGAQECHLHVFANNSAGRGLWAKLGLEPHHSLRHVVVD, encoded by the coding sequence ATGGCTGAGCCGGACCGGGGCCTGTCGAAGCGGTCCCGGTGGAACGCCGGCCGCCAGGTCGCGGTGGGCGATCGCGTGGTGGTGCGTCGGCATCTGGAGGCAGGCCAGACCTCACACCTGTACACGGATGTCATCGGCCACGTGGTCGAGCTCGAGCCGGAACTGGTCGTCTCTCGCGAGTCCGGTGAGCAGGTGCGGATCCCCGACGCGACCATCGCGGTACTCAAGGTGATCCCGCCGCGGCCGGTGCGGGCTCGCGACATCCGGGCGCACGAGTACGCCGGCGCGCTGGCGTGGCCCGGCACGGAGTACTCCCTGGTCGACGGATGGTTCTGCCGTGCGGGTGACGACTGGTCGTACCGCGGCAACTCGGCCGTGCCCGTCCTGCCGTGGGCCAGTTGTGCGGAGCTCGACGGGGTGCGCGACTGGTACGCCGCCCGCGGGTTGCCACTGCGGTTGGTGGACGTGGACCGGCTGGTCCGGTCCGACCAGATGATGCTCAACGGTGCGCACGTGGATCCCGGGCGGATCCGGGCTGACCGTGAACTACTGCTCTGCACCGTCGACAGCCACGACCTGCTCGAGGTGGTCGACGCCGCGTTCCCCGCCGACAGCCGCCCGGCGGTCACGCTAGCGGAACGCCCCGACGACGACTGGCTGGCGCTTTACCACGCCACCGCTGGCCTGGACCCCGAGCGCGTCCGGCCTGCCATGCTCGCCACGGCCGGGCTCGTCAGCACCGGACCCGACGCCGGCGAACCCGGCCCCGGCGGCCACGCCGTGTTCGCCAGGCTCGAGGAAGGCGGGGAGTTGGCCGCGATCGCCCGGGGCGCCGTCACCGCCGGACCCGACGGCGCCGCGAGAATCGCGGTCTCCTGCGTCGAGACCGCGGACGGCCACCGCCGTCGCGGACTTGCCGAGGTGGTCACCGGCTCGCTCGTCGACTGGGGAGTGAGCCTCGGGGCGCAGGAATGTCACCTGCACGTGTTCGCGAACAACTCCGCCGGGCGTGGACTGTGGGCCAAGCTCGGGCTGGAACCGCACCATTCGCTGCGCCACGTCGTCGTCGACTAG